Below is a genomic region from Candidatus Poribacteria bacterium.
TGTTAACGATCATTTGGGCGAGTTTGATATGGGTATTTCATTCCCTGTTATCGCGAATGACAGCATGGCACTGCTGCTGACCCCCATGCTCGGTGTTGGGTTTAATTATGTCAGTCCAGATGGTCCCTATGCCTTATACCCGCAAATCTTTGCGATCCTACCCGCTGGTAAAATTTTCGGGTTCCACTGGACAATCAGCACACTCAAGTCCATATTTGATGACCAAAGTCTTGATGAACTCTACAATCGGACGTACCTGACTTATGCTCTTAACGACACTGTCGCGGTGGGGCCACAGTTTGAATCCGTGTTGGGTCTCGGTGAGGGGGGTGGATTGTGGGCTCTCAATTTCGGTGGACGTGTGAACATCGGCTATGGTGAGAATAACACACTCGGCATATACGTTGGGTATGAGACAAAAAAAGGCGAAGGCGAAACCGGACTTACCGGTAGAATGAATTTTACGCGTAGATGGTAGGTATACCTTTATATTTAGGACTGACGCATGCCCTCTTAAAGTCCCTTATCCCTTTGAACCCTTCTGGTGATAGACCTCCTGCTAATGAAGATTAATTTATTAATTCGGTAATTTTTAAAACAAATCCAGTGCGGTTGGAAACCGCACCTACCAGGCCGGGGGAAATACAGAATTACCGAAATATTTAGTGAAACTTCATAAGCAGGAGGCTTCTGCAACAGTTAAGCAGAAGCATTTGTGGTTTTCAGAAGCGGACTGGTGGCTTCAACGGAGATACCTACAATTTTGTTAAACAAAACAATAGGACTCACTTCTCCTAACGCAAAGGAAGCTACCCCTTCCTTAAGGATATTCAGCGCAGCGTTCTGGTCTCTATCCAAGTGTGTCTCACACTTAGGACACTGCCAATGACGATCTGCGAGCGTGAGGTTTTCATTTTTATGTCCACACACACAACAGCACTTTGTGGTGGGAGTCCACCGCCCAATCTTCAGCACGGCGCGTATCCGTTTCTTTGCTTGGTGCTTGAGTTTCTGATAGAACTCACCAAAAGCAAGGTCAGAGACCTGTTTTCCCCACAAGCGTTTCATACCTTCAAGGTTCAGGTCCTCAAAGAACAGAATATCAAACTCGCGACACAGGTCTATAGCGAGTTTCCAATGATGATCCATTCTCTGATTTTCCGTTTTCTTATGAATGCGCGCAACGTTTTTGCGTTCGCGTTCTCGGTTGTTAGACCCTTTGACCTTGCGAGAGTGTGCCTGTTGTGCTTTCAGAAGTTTTTCAGAATTCTGTTTGTAGAACATCGGAGAGGCACGTCTTTCGCCATCACTGCCAGTCAAGAAGTCTTTGATACCAAAGTCGAACCCTTCGGCTTTACCTTCAATCGCACGGTGCAACGCGAAACGATACCAGCGTCCGTTCAAACGAATTTTGTAGGTTGGATGGTTTCTCTGGTGTTTCTGTTTCTCCAAAACTTTTTCAAGCGGGGCTTGTCCGCCGTCAAACGTCATACCCTTGTGTTTCTTACACGACTTGAATTGGGGGTGTCCGCGTCCAAGCGTTTTCATTTCCCTAAACGACTGCGCCAAGCGTTTGAGCATGTTTTGCAAAGCCCACGAATACGGGATATGCCAATGCTGATACTTCTCAAGTTTTTTGAGTCTCGTCAAGTGCTTGGACAGTTTAGAATACGAAAGTCCCTTCCCATAGCGGCGGTAATACCGCATAGAAAGCCCAATGAAGTGATTCCGAACAACGCCTATGATATTCAAGTCGTCGTGCAAATGCTTCAAAGACTTATCATGAAAAAGTTTGTGTGTCGTGTTTCGCAT
It encodes:
- a CDS encoding transposase, with translation MSKHLTRLKKLEKYQHWHIPYSWALQNMLKRLAQSFREMKTLGRGHPQFKSCKKHKGMTFDGGQAPLEKVLEKQKHQRNHPTYKIRLNGRWYRFALHRAIEGKAEGFDFGIKDFLTGSDGERRASPMFYKQNSEKLLKAQQAHSRKVKGSNNRERERKNVARIHKKTENQRMDHHWKLAIDLCREFDILFFEDLNLEGMKRLWGKQVSDLAFGEFYQKLKHQAKKRIRAVLKIGRWTPTTKCCCVCGHKNENLTLADRHWQCPKCETHLDRDQNAALNILKEGVASFALGEVSPIVLFNKIVGISVEATSPLLKTTNASA